In Azospirillum thermophilum, the sequence ATGTGGCCGAGCGTCCCCTGGTCCGGGCCAGACAGGAGAAGGGAAGAAACGGGTCCTGCTTCGCTTCGTACCGGATCAGCCAGACGCAGACGCAGGAGATCGCCGACACCCCGGCGAGGTAGGCCACGACGTACCGCGGGTTCCCGTCTCCGAGTGCCAGCAGCGACGCGGCGAACAGCGGGGTCATGCCGCCGACGATCGCCGACACCTGATAGGCGACCGACAGGCCCGTGTACCTCACGTTGGTGTCGAACATGCGGCTGAACATGGTCGGCTGCACCGCGAACAGCGTGACCGGGCCCAGGCTGAAGCCGACGATCATGGCACAGTAGATCAGGACCACGTCGCGCGTTCCCAGCACCTCGAACAGGCCGAAGCTGATGACCGTACAGACCAGCGATGCCAGGAGGTAGATCGAGCGCTGGCCATACCGGTCGGACAGCCAGCCGGCGATCGGGCACATGACGATGCCGACCGAGGCGGCGAGCAGCATTCCCGTCAGCGGGACGTGCCGGTCCATGCCGAGGGTCGACACCATGTAGGCGACCGCGAAGGAGTAGATCGCGTTGAAGAACACCGTCTCGACCAGCCGCGCCCCGGTGGCCAGGATGATGTTGCGCGGATGGCGGCGGAACAGTTCGACGACCGGCAGTCCCTCCGCCGCCCGCTGGCGCGACGCGCTGCCGGTCACGGGATGTCCGGTGCGCGGCTCGGCCGTCCGGCGGGGCTCGGCGCCGTCCTGCGGGCCGGCGGCCATGCCGCTCCCCTGTGCCGAGGCGAAGTCCTTGGTTTCGGCGACGTGGATCCGGATGTAGAGGCCGACGACCAGCATGGGCGCCGAGAGCCAGAAGGGAATCCGCCAGCCCCATGACATGAACTGGGCATCCGTCAGCAGAAGATCGCAGGCCGCGAAGACGCTGGTGGCGAGGATGACACCGGCGGACGAGGCCGCCTGCGGCAGGGATCCGATGAAGCCCCTCCGGTTCCGCGGGGCGGATTCGATCGCCATCAGCGAGGCCCCGCCATACTCCCCGCCAAGGCCGAAGCCTTGCAGGAGGCGCAGGGCGACGAGCAGGATCGGCGCCCAGATGCCGACCTGTGCGTAGGTCGGCAGACAGCCGATCAGGAAGGTGGTGATCCCGACGATCATGATCGTCCAGATCAGCGTCACCTTGCGGCCGACGCGGTCCCCGAAATGGCCGAAGACGATCCCTCCCAGCGGACGGGCCCAGAACCCCACGCCGAAGAAGGCGAAGGCCGCGATCGTGGCCACCATCGGATCGGCGTCGGGAAAGAAGAGCCGCCCGAAGACCAGGCCGGAGGCCGTTCCGAATGCGAAGAAATCATACCATTCGAGGAGCGCGCCGGCGAAGCTGCCGGCGACGACCTTCCGCAAGGCGGGCTCCCGAAGGCCGGCTTGGGTGAACTTCTCGCTGCTCATGATAGAGACCTCCAGCTCTTCGGGCCTGCCGGGTGGAAAAGGAGAGCAGAGCCTGCCGGTGACGGCGGCGATGGCGAGGCAGCTCGCCCTGCTCTCCGTTGTCAGGCATTCCTCCTGACTGCGGTTATGCCTTGGCGGATTCCTGCTGGGCGCGGATCATGGCGATCTTCTTCCCGAAGATGAGCTGCAGGATGATGAAGGGGATGAAGACGGTCGCGAGGACCGGCAGTGCCGGCAGGCCGGCAGCGCCCTTGATCAGCATCGCACCCGAGGCGATCAGCAGCATGAACACCAGCTTGCGGAAGACCGGCGTCGGAAGCCGCTTGTGCACGAACTGCCCGACCAGGGAGCCGAGGATCATCATGGGAACCGCGAACACCACCAGCTTGACCGTCGAGACCGTCAGGATGCCGCTCGTCGCCAGGCCGCCGATGATGGTGATGTTGTTGGCGGTGAAGAAGGCGTTGAGCGTGCCGCGGAACGCCGCGGGGCTGAGGTTGCGCAGCATGCCGTAGATCACCACCGGCGGGCCGTTGGTGGAGAAGGCCGCGCCGAGCGCACCGGCGATGGCGCCCATCGGCGCCGCGATCCAGCGCTTGTCGTAGGTCGGCAGGCGCGGGATGAACAGGCTGTAGGCCGAGTAGACGATGAGGAAGACGCCGAGGCCGATCTTCATCATGTAGTCCGGCAGGTAGGACAGTGCGTAAAGCCCGACCGGGACGCCGAGGAACGAGAAGGCGATCAGCACGGCGGCCGACTTCCAGTCGGTTTCCTTGCGCGACAGCCAGGTCGCATAGAGCGCGGTGGCGGTTCCGACGATGACCGACATCGGAGCCGCCATCTTCACCGGCAGCATCAGCGACACCAGCGGCATGGTGGTCAGCCCGCCGCCGAAGCCGGCGCAGATGCCGACGAAGGTGTAGAGGAACATCAGGGCGCATACCGTCAGGACGGTGGTCGTGTCCAGCAGCGTCCCGTCCGGCGTGAAGATGGCAAGAAGGTCCATGGCAGGCTCCCTAGTTCAAGGTCAGGCCGGCGTCGACGATGAAGTCCTGGCCGGTGCAGCCGCACGACTCGTCCGATCCGAGGAAAAGGGCCATCCGGGCGCAGTGGGTGCCGTCGAGCCGGAACTTGAGCGCCTGGAGCTCGACGAACTGGTTGACCGCCGCGGGGTCCAGCTTGGCCCACATCGCGTCCTGCTTGGGAGTGCGGATGGCGCCGGGGACGAGGCTGTTGACCCGGATGTTGCGGGCGCCGAGTTCCTGGGCCAGCGTCCGGGTGAAGCCGTGGATCGCCGCCTTGGACAGGGAGTAGAGCACGCGGCCCGGCCGGCCGCGCATCCAGTTGATCGACCCCATGTTGATGATCGATCCGCCGCCCTTCTCCGCCATGCCGCCGATCACCGCCTGGATGGCGAAGATCTGGTGGCGGAGGTTCACGGCGATGCGGTTCTCGAAATACGCTTCGGTGATGTCCTCGATCTTGTGGTGATCGTCGCTCCCCGCATTGTTGACGAGGATGTCGACGACGCCGAGCCTGGCGGCGATCGTCGCGAAGCAGTCCTTGAGCTGCCCGATGTCGGTCACGTCGCAGGGAAGGAAGAGGCAGCCGAGTTCGGTTGCCAGCGCCTCCCCGGCCTTCCGGTCGACGTCGAGGAAGCCGACCTTCGCGCCCTGGCTGACGAAGGCACGGACCAGTTCCTCGCCGATGCCGCTCGCGCCGCCGGTGATGGCGACGACTTTCCCCTCCAGGGACGAATAGTGCACGTTTTTTTGATAGTTCATTTGCACGCACTCCTACGGGAAAGGCGGTCGCCTTTCCCCCGTTCGCCGATCCCACGGATCGGGCACTGTTCTTATTTCCGGTTGCCGTGAAGTCCGGCGTGGACGACCTTGTAGGTCGCGCAGAAGTCCTCGGTCCCGAACCCCGCCGCGACGCCCTTGTCGTAGACCTGCTTGACCAGCGCGACGCCCGGAAGGTGGAGCCCCTTCTCCTGCATCATGGTGCACATGATGTTGACGTCCTTCGCCATGTTCTGCAGGGAGAACACCGGCTTGTAGTTCTCCTCGATCAGGCTCTTGACCTTGCTCGTGAGATAGAAGTTCATGGCGCCGCCGTAGGACACGGCCGTCGTGAATTCCGCCTTGCCGATGCCGTAGACCTCCGCCGCATTCAGCATTTCGTTGACGCTGTTCTGGATGCCGGCGACAAGCGTGTTGTGCAGCATCTTCATCACCAGGCCGCGGCCGTTGGCGCCGAGATGGATCTGGTTCGATCCCATCATCGCCAGCAGCGGGCGGACGGTCTGGTAGGCGCTCTCGTCGCCGCCGACATAGATGCCGAGCTCGCCGGCCTCCGCGGCCGGAACCGATTTGACGACCGGCGCGTCGAGCATCGCCGCGCCCTTGCCCTTCACCGTCTCCGCCAGGGCCTGGGAAACGCTGGGGTCGATGGTGGACATGTCGACGGTGATCTGGCCGGCGCGCAGATGGGGCAGCATCGCCTCGTAGACCGCCTGGACGTCCACGGATTTCGGCACCATCGTGAAGATGACGTCGGCGCGCCGGGCGATGTCCTCGATGGACGCGGCCGCCTCGGCACCCGCCGCGACCACCCGGGCGATGGCCTGCGGGTTCATGTCATAGACCAGGACGGTGCCGGCGAACTTGGTCACCAGGTTCCTGGACATGGGCTCACCCATCAGGCCGAGCCCGATGAAACCGATCGTCTTCATGTCAGTCTTCCTTGAAAGCGGGTTTGCGCATGCCCGCGACGGCGGTGCGCATGGTGAAGAGAGCGCCGGAGAGCGGCCGCTCGCGCAGCTCGTCTTCGGACATGTTCTCGCGGGTCGTGGTGATGTAGAGCGTCTTCATGTCGTCGCCGCCGAAGCAGACCATGGTCGGGCAGCGCGCGGGCAATCGATGCTCTTCGAGGATTTCGGCGGCCGGCGAGATCCGGGCGATGCGGTGGCCGTCGAACAGTGCCGTCCAGTAGCAACCCTCGACGTCCATGGCCGCGCCGTCCGGCCGCCCGTTGCCACGCGGGAAGCTCATGAAGACCTCGCGGCGCCCCGGCTCCCGGCTGGCGGGGTCGATCGGGGTCCGGTACAGGACGTGGTTCGGCGTGTCGGTGGTGTACATCCACCGCCCGTCCGGGCTGAACGCCAGACCGTTGGCGCCGAGGATGTCGCACTGCACCACCTTGACCGTCAGGCCGGCATCGACCCGGCACAGCAGCGCGCCGTTGTAATCGCGCGGGGACCAGTAGGTTCCGGCGTAGAAGCGGCCGTAGGGGTCGACCCCGCCGTCGTTGAAGCGGGCGAGGAGGGGGTTGTTCGGGTTGTCGCAGATCTTCCTTTCGATGGTCCCCTGCGCGTCGGCCAGATAGATCCCGGTGCGCATGGCCAGGATGAAGCCCCCCTTCTCGCGCAGGGCGAAACACCCGACCTCCTCCTCGAAGCGGAGGATCCGATGGTCCGTGCCGTCGGGCCGGCAGGAATGAAGCTCCTTGCGCAGGATGTCGGTCCAGTAGAGGCGCCGGCCCGTCTCGCACCAGGTCGGGCACTCGGGAAGCTCCCCGATGTAGTCGAAGAGCGGTACGGGCTCATTCATGGCTCGACACCCTGATGCTCATCTGAAGGGAAAGGGTCTCTCCGGGAGCCACCCGCCGCATCGCACGGCCGTCCAGGTCGACCGGAAGGTCGTTGATCGCGTTGTTCACGTTGGTCACCGGCTCGACGGCGACGAAGTTCTTCGCGGCCGGCGGGATGAACAGGACCGCGTTCGTCGCCTGCGGCGAGTCGATCGCGACCGTCACCTTGCGGCCCGGCCAGGTGATCGTGGCGGGTCCTTCCCAGTCGCAGAAGCAGTTGTCGATGGACCCGGCGACCGGAGCCCGGGGAGACCGGTAGCTCCACTCGGGCGGCACCTCGCCCATGGAAACGGGAAGGCTGTCCGGGCCGTTGAACAGGACCTTTCCCGCCGAGAAGTGCAGCAGTGCCGCGCTTGCATCGGGGAAGTAGGGATGGAAGCCGAGCCCGACGGGCACCGCCTTCCCCGCCAGGTTCCGGTAGGTCAGCTCGACGGTCAGCTCCCGGTCGTGCAGTTCGAAGAGCTGTGTCGCCTGGTACGGCCAGGGCCAGTGGTGTTCCTCGCCCTTCACCGGGCTGTGCACGAACGTCAGGGCGATGGACCGGTCGGAGGTGTCCGCGACCTCCCAGGGGCGCTGCCAGGCGTTGCCGTGGATCGAGTGCGGGTGGTCCCCGAAGTTCCGGGCGAGCTGGAAGCGCTCGCCCTCATACGCGAACCGGCCGCCGGCGATGCGGTTCGAGTAGGGCACCAGCGGATAGCAGGCGGACTGGTTGACGATCACGTCCTCGCCCGCCGGCAGGGGACGGAGGATGTCCACCTCCCCGAACGTCAGGGAGGCGATGGCGCCCCCGAGGTCCGGTGCCACCTCCAGGGCCATGCCGCCCCGGGCTATGCCGATCCGGCGGGGCATCAGTACACCTGACCGCCGGAGACGGTGACGGCCTTGCCGCGCACCGCCGCGAGCTGCTCCTTGGCGCGGGCGACCAGCATGCTCATGTCGGAGCCCAGGGCCACGAAGGTGAATCCGAGATCCTGATAGCGGGCGACCAGATCGGGATTGCCCCCGACGATTCCGCAGGGCTTGCCCAGCGCCCGGCACCGCTGCACGGCCTCCTTGATCTTGGCCTGCACCTCGGGATGGGCGGGATTGCCGATGTGCCCCATCGCGCTCGACAGGTCGCCGGGGCCGACGAACAGGCCGGTGACGCCGTCGAGCGACCCGATCGCTTCGAGATTGTCGATGGCATTCGGGGTTTCGAGCTGCAGGATCAGGCACAGCTCTTCGCGCGCCTCCCGCACGAAGTCGGGGTTCATGCCGTAGTGGCTGGCGCGATGGACGGCGGCGAAGCCGCGCTTGCCGAACGGCGGATAATAGGCGGCGTCGACCGCCTTCCTGGCGTCCTCGGCGTTTTCGACGAACG encodes:
- a CDS encoding SMP-30/gluconolactonase/LRE family protein → MNEPVPLFDYIGELPECPTWCETGRRLYWTDILRKELHSCRPDGTDHRILRFEEEVGCFALREKGGFILAMRTGIYLADAQGTIERKICDNPNNPLLARFNDGGVDPYGRFYAGTYWSPRDYNGALLCRVDAGLTVKVVQCDILGANGLAFSPDGRWMYTTDTPNHVLYRTPIDPASREPGRREVFMSFPRGNGRPDGAAMDVEGCYWTALFDGHRIARISPAAEILEEHRLPARCPTMVCFGGDDMKTLYITTTRENMSEDELRERPLSGALFTMRTAVAGMRKPAFKED
- a CDS encoding NAD(P)-dependent oxidoreductase produces the protein MKTIGFIGLGLMGEPMSRNLVTKFAGTVLVYDMNPQAIARVVAAGAEAAASIEDIARRADVIFTMVPKSVDVQAVYEAMLPHLRAGQITVDMSTIDPSVSQALAETVKGKGAAMLDAPVVKSVPAAEAGELGIYVGGDESAYQTVRPLLAMMGSNQIHLGANGRGLVMKMLHNTLVAGIQNSVNEMLNAAEVYGIGKAEFTTAVSYGGAMNFYLTSKVKSLIEENYKPVFSLQNMAKDVNIMCTMMQEKGLHLPGVALVKQVYDKGVAAGFGTEDFCATYKVVHAGLHGNRK
- a CDS encoding SDR family NAD(P)-dependent oxidoreductase, which translates into the protein MNYQKNVHYSSLEGKVVAITGGASGIGEELVRAFVSQGAKVGFLDVDRKAGEALATELGCLFLPCDVTDIGQLKDCFATIAARLGVVDILVNNAGSDDHHKIEDITEAYFENRIAVNLRHQIFAIQAVIGGMAEKGGGSIINMGSINWMRGRPGRVLYSLSKAAIHGFTRTLAQELGARNIRVNSLVPGAIRTPKQDAMWAKLDPAAVNQFVELQALKFRLDGTHCARMALFLGSDESCGCTGQDFIVDAGLTLN
- a CDS encoding sulfite exporter TauE/SafE family protein, whose protein sequence is MDLLAIFTPDGTLLDTTTVLTVCALMFLYTFVGICAGFGGGLTTMPLVSLMLPVKMAAPMSVIVGTATALYATWLSRKETDWKSAAVLIAFSFLGVPVGLYALSYLPDYMMKIGLGVFLIVYSAYSLFIPRLPTYDKRWIAAPMGAIAGALGAAFSTNGPPVVIYGMLRNLSPAAFRGTLNAFFTANNITIIGGLATSGILTVSTVKLVVFAVPMMILGSLVGQFVHKRLPTPVFRKLVFMLLIASGAMLIKGAAGLPALPVLATVFIPFIILQLIFGKKIAMIRAQQESAKA
- a CDS encoding MFS transporter, with the protein product MSSEKFTQAGLREPALRKVVAGSFAGALLEWYDFFAFGTASGLVFGRLFFPDADPMVATIAAFAFFGVGFWARPLGGIVFGHFGDRVGRKVTLIWTIMIVGITTFLIGCLPTYAQVGIWAPILLVALRLLQGFGLGGEYGGASLMAIESAPRNRRGFIGSLPQAASSAGVILATSVFAACDLLLTDAQFMSWGWRIPFWLSAPMLVVGLYIRIHVAETKDFASAQGSGMAAGPQDGAEPRRTAEPRTGHPVTGSASRQRAAEGLPVVELFRRHPRNIILATGARLVETVFFNAIYSFAVAYMVSTLGMDRHVPLTGMLLAASVGIVMCPIAGWLSDRYGQRSIYLLASLVCTVISFGLFEVLGTRDVVLIYCAMIVGFSLGPVTLFAVQPTMFSRMFDTNVRYTGLSVAYQVSAIVGGMTPLFAASLLALGDGNPRYVVAYLAGVSAISCVCVWLIRYEAKQDPFLPFSCLARTRGRSAT
- a CDS encoding aldose 1-epimerase, which encodes MPRRIGIARGGMALEVAPDLGGAIASLTFGEVDILRPLPAGEDVIVNQSACYPLVPYSNRIAGGRFAYEGERFQLARNFGDHPHSIHGNAWQRPWEVADTSDRSIALTFVHSPVKGEEHHWPWPYQATQLFELHDRELTVELTYRNLAGKAVPVGLGFHPYFPDASAALLHFSAGKVLFNGPDSLPVSMGEVPPEWSYRSPRAPVAGSIDNCFCDWEGPATITWPGRKVTVAIDSPQATNAVLFIPPAAKNFVAVEPVTNVNNAINDLPVDLDGRAMRRVAPGETLSLQMSIRVSSHE
- a CDS encoding HpcH/HpaI aldolase family protein; translated protein: MNQFKRNIESGKLQLGTWMMTGSDTVAEAMARVGFDFLVLDQEHVPVDSADAIRIDRAVRSAGTGVTPLYRLAWNDPVLIKRALDGGAASLMVPFVENAEDARKAVDAAYYPPFGKRGFAAVHRASHYGMNPDFVREAREELCLILQLETPNAIDNLEAIGSLDGVTGLFVGPGDLSSAMGHIGNPAHPEVQAKIKEAVQRCRALGKPCGIVGGNPDLVARYQDLGFTFVALGSDMSMLVARAKEQLAAVRGKAVTVSGGQVY